One Setaria italica strain Yugu1 chromosome I, Setaria_italica_v2.0, whole genome shotgun sequence DNA window includes the following coding sequences:
- the LOC101767102 gene encoding uncharacterized protein LOC101767102 yields MDPSQMMFPMWGAPPPAAMPPPSEDPAAAPNAQPFLPPPNRGWKRKNPAAAYQPPALGDLQVQNRAKARRWFKSSNPNPNPRKYFFPKNKNKAAAPRNTTSFIIRAKRSGGIASLVSPCPVTPAVLPTPRLSPSREGLADMAQAQWGVDGYGSMKGLIRLRSSPQPANPNATAASDDDEEGNSSGSDVEEHVEVERRLDHDLSRFEMVYPGRGEDAGGYVFEDDDEYDQDAHVARLEEENLTLKERLFLMEQEVGDMRRRLEALEARFSQCNEHDAERVHLGSGEGGGETAAKQGAVGLEETGNHDAEEQGAVCGSEKAGETDAEEQGAVCGSKKAGDHDAMTLGTEKTDEHKIQMVDSALEKKMGEDNVEVRD; encoded by the coding sequence ATGGATCCCAGCCAGATGATGTTCCCGATGTGGGgggcgccgcctcccgccgccatgCCTCCGCCCTCCgaggaccccgccgccgctcccaacGCGCAGCCCTTCCTCCCCCCGCCCAACCGGGGCTGGAAGCGCAAGAACCCCGCCGCTGCCTACCAGCCCCCGGCCCTCGGCGACCTCCAGGTGCAGAACCGCGCCAAGGCACGCCGCTGGTTCAAGAGCAGCAACCCCAATCCCAACCCCCGCAAGTACTTCTTccccaagaacaagaacaaggccgccgcgccgcgcaacaccacctccttcatcatccGGGCCAAGCGCTCCGGCGGCATTGCCTCCCTCGTCTCCCCGTGCCCCGTCACGCCCGCCGTCCTCCCCACCCCGCGCCTCTCCCCCTCCCGCGAGGGCCTCGCTGACATGGCCCAGGCGCAGTGGGGCGTCGACGGCTACGGCTCCATGAAGGGCCTCATCCGCCTCCGCAGCTCCCCACAGCCGGCCAACCCCAACGCCACTGCTGcatccgacgacgacgaggaggggaACTCTAGTGGCAGTGACGTCGAGGAGCACGTCGAGGTGGAGCGCCGCCTAGACCATGACCTCAGCCGCTTTGAGATGGTGTACCCTGGGAGAGGGGAGGATGCTGGGGGCTACGTGtttgaggacgacgacgagtaTGACCAGGATGCGCATGTGGCACGCCTCGAGGAGGAGAACCTGACGCTGAAGGAGAGGCTCTTCTTGATGGAGCAGGAGGTAGGTGACATGAGGCGCCGTCTGGAGGCGCTTGAGGCACGGTTTTCACAATGCAACGAGCATGATGCAGAGAGGGTTCATCTGGGATCTGGCGAGGGTGGAGGTGAAACTGCAGCGAAGCAGGGTGCTGTGGGTTTGGAAGAGACTGGCAACCACGATGCAGAGGAGCAGGGTGCTGTGTGCGGTTCGGAGAAGGCTGGTGAAACTGATGCAGAGGAGCAGGGTGCTGTGTGCGGTTCGAAGAAGGCTGGCGACCACGATGCAATGACGTTGGGTACTGAGAAGACAGACGAACACAAGATACAGATGGTTGATTCGGCtctggagaagaagatgggtGAGGACAATGTTGAAGTAAGAGATTAG
- the LOC101766689 gene encoding metal tolerance protein C2, whose amino-acid sequence MDTPTAKAAWNANYGVVSSGDRRLAFSRQLSSNSATPRLARSDSSISMPMPMPPLYQAPKPSKKLLRLATASRPMRRLALLLALNVAYSATELAIGLFTGRVGLVSDAFHLTFGCGLLTFSLFAMAASRTKPDNLYTYGYKRLEVLAAFTNAVFLLFLSFSLAVEALHAFMQDESEHKHYLIVSAVTNLLVNLLGVWFFRSYARVNIVYRNAEDMNYHSVCLHVLADSIRSAGLILASWFLSLGIENAEVLCLGIVSVAVFMLVLPLFKATGNILLQIAPGNVPPSAFAKCSRQITACEDVSEVWQGRFWELVPGQAVGSLSIRVKSGADDRAVLEHAHGLYQDLGIQDLTVQTDES is encoded by the exons atggacacCCCCACAGCAAAGGCAGCGTGGAACGCCAACTACGGCGTCGTCAGCAGTGgcgaccgccgcctcgccttctcccgccagctctcctccaacTCCGCCACGCCGCGCCTCGCCCGCTCGGACTCCTCCATCTCCATGCCCATGCCCATGCCCCCGCTCTACCAGGCGCCCAAGCCCAGCAAGAAGCTTCTCCGCCTGGCCACGGCCAGCCGCCCCATGCGCCGCCTCGCCCTACTACTCGCCCTCAACGTCGCCTACTCCGCCACCGAGCTCGCCATCGGCCTATTCACCGGACGCGTAG GCCTAGTTTCAGATGCTTTCCACCTCACCTTTGGATGCGGCTTGTTAACTTTCTCACTGTTCGCTATGGCTGCATCTCGAACCAAGCCTGATAACCTCTACACCTATGG GTACAAAAGGTTGGAGGTTCTGGCTGCCTTTACAAATGCT GTGTTTCTGCTGTTCCTGTCTTTCTCCTTGGCTGTTGAAGCATTGCATGCGTTTATGCAAGATGAATCAGAGCACAA GCATTATCTCATTGTTTCTGCTGTCACCAACCTTTTGGTTAACTTACTTGGTGTTTGGTTCTTTCGGAGCTACGCTCGTGTTAACATAG TTTACAGGAATGCGGAGGATATGAATTACCACTCGGTCTGTTTGCATGTCCTGGCTGATTCGATACGGAG TGCTGGCTTGATACTAGCTTCTTGGTTTCTTTCATTGGG GATTGAGAATGCTGAAGTTCTGTGCCTGGGTATTGTCTCGGTGGCAGTTTTCATGCTTGTTCTGCCGTTGTTTAAAGCCACTGGTAATATCCTACTGCAAATTGCACCTGGCAACGTGCCACCTTCTGCCTTTGCAAAGTGCTCCAGACAG ATTACTGCTTGTGAAGATGTTTCCGAAGTATGGCAAGGTCGATTCTGGGAGCTTGTACCTGGTCAGGCTGTTGGATCTCTGTCCATCAGG GTGAAGAGTGGTGCTGATGATCGGGCGGTCCTTGAACATGCCCATGGTCTGTATCAGGATTTGGGCATTCAGGATCTGACGGTCCAAACTGACGAGTCGTAG
- the LOC101766002 gene encoding U-box domain-containing protein 44, translating to MMADAPAVHDSGGDSELEDQSYQQEPAFEAFMCPLTKQVMQDPVTIETGQTFEREAIHKWFRECRDSGRTPTCPLTQAELRTTDMTPSIALRNVIDEWRARNQDKELDKACASLTQLDMPSEDDALRALLYISQVCHRSGANKNLVRRQGIIPAIAAMLKSSSRRVRLKSLEVLRVVVEDNDDNKEELGKGDTIRTIIKFLSNDHFQERELAVSLLYELSKLDPICQRIGAVYGAILLLVGMGSSKSENLVAVEKAENTLKNLEKHETNVKQMAENGRLQPLLTKLIEGTPQVQVAMAEYLGELALANDVKVVVAEQVGELLVSIMKTGSLPAREATLKALREISSNESSARILLQAGILPPLVKDLLSVGAGHLPMRLKEVSAAILANLVASGAGFRSILVDDESGETLVSEDVVHSLLHLISNTGPAIECKLLSVLVGLTGSAATVADVVSAIRSSGATISLIQFVEAAHREIRLESLKLLRNVSPYMGAELADAIGGHLGSLVRAVSDERGGVTEEQATAAGLLGDLPERDWNLTRQLQDLGAFRALASRLAELRRGTIRGSNRHLAPFTEGAVKVLYRVTCALGEAEEEDLYVEVARELGLAPLFVELLQQMSSAVLLYSAMALENLSLQSGRLTAVPEPPAPRGGLLMCACFGKQPPPAPPGALGTCRVHGGFCSLRESFCLAEGGCKAVERLVACLEHADAPVVEAALVALSTLLGDGVANTAEGVLVLGEAEGLRPVVELLVENRTEALQRRAVWAVERILRVQDIAEEVAADQTVASALVEAYRNGDARTRHTAERALRHLDRIPNFSTAFHQAKARGA from the coding sequence ATGATGGCTGATGCTCCGGCGGTGCATGATTCCGGCGGCGACAGCGAGCTTGAGGACCAATCCTACCAGCAGGAGCCTGCCTTCGAGGCTTTCATGTGCCCTCTCACCAAACAGGTGATGCAGGACCCCGTGACCATCGAGACGGGGCAGACCTTCGAGCGGGAGGCCATCCACAAGTGGTTCCGGGAGTGCAGGGACAGCGGGAGGACGCCCACCTGCCCCCTCACCCAGGCGGAACTTCGCACCACCGACATGACCCCCAGCATAGCCCTGCGCAACGTCATCGACGAGTGGAGGGCCAGGAACCAGGACAAGGAGCTCGACAAGGCCTGCGCCTCCCTCACCCAGCTCGACATGCCCTCCGAGGACGACGCCCTGCGTGCCCTCCTCTACATCTCCCAGGTGTGCCACAGGAGCGGCGCTAACAAGAACCTGGTGCGCAGGCAGGGCATCATACCGGCCATCGCCGCCATGCtcaagagcagcagcaggagggtTCGCCTCAAGTCTCTCGAGGTActccgcgtcgtcgtcgaggacaACGACGACAACAAGGAAGAGCTCGGCAAAGGCGACACCATCCGCACCATCATCAAGTTCTTGTCCAACGACCATTTCCAGGAGAGGGAGCTGGCGGTGTCGCTGCTGTACGAGCTCTCCAAGCTCGACCCCATATGCCAAAGGATCGGTGCGGTCTACGGGGCAATACTTCTCTTGGTCGGGATGGGGAGCAGCAAATCGGAGAACCTCGTGGCCGTGGAGAAAGCCGAGAACACGCTCAAGAACCTGGAGAAGCACGAGACGAACGTCAAGCAGATGGCCGAGAACGGCAGGCTGCAGCCTCTGCTTACCAAGCTCATCGAAGGCACACCTCAGGTTCAGGTGGCCATGGCGGAGTACCTTGGCGAGCTTGCACTGGCCAACGACGTCAAGGTTGTGGTGGCGGAGCAGGTCGGGGAGCTGCTGGTGAGCATCATGAAGACGGGCAGCCTGCCGGCGAGGGAGGCCACGCTCAAAGCCCTCAGGGAGATATCGTCCAACGAGTCCAGCGCCAGGATCCTGCTGCAGGCGGGCATCCTGCCGCCGCTGGTGAAGGACCTCCTCTCCGTGGGCGCCGGCCACCTGCCCATGCGGCTCAAGGAGGTGTCGGCCGCCATCCTGGCCAACCTGGTGGCATCGGGCGCCGGCTTCCGGTCCATCCTGGTGGACGACGAGAGCGGGGAAACGCTGGTGTCGGAGGACGTGGTGCACAGCCTGCTCCACCTCATCAGCAACACCGGGCCCGCCATCGAGTGCAAGCTCCTCAGCGTCCTCGTCGGCCTCACTGGGTCCGCGGCAACGGTGGCCGACGTGGTCTCCGCCATCCGCAGCTCCGGCGCCACCATCAGCCTGATCCAGTTCGTGGAGGCGGCGCACCGGGAGATCCGCCTCGAGTCCCTCAAGTTGCTGCGCAACGTGTCGCCGTACATGGGCGCGGAGCTGGCGGACGCCATCGGAGGCCACCTGGGCAGCCTGGTGAGGGCGGTCTccgacgagcgcggcggcgtgacggaggagcaggcgacggcggcggggctgctGGGCGACCTCCCCGAGCGGGACTGGAACCTGACGCGGCAGCTGCAGGACCTGGGCGCGTTCCGGGCGCTGGCGTCGAGGCtggcggagctccggcggggcACCATCCGCGGCAGCAACCGGCACCTGGCGCCCTTCACGGAGGGCGCCGTCAAGGTGCTCTACAGGGTCACGTGCGCGctgggggaggcggaggaggaggacctgtACGTGGAGGTGGCGCGGGAGTTGGGCCTGGCGCCGCTCTTCGTAGAGCTGCTGCAGCAGATGAGCAGCGCCGTGCTGCTCTACTCCGCCATGGCGCTGGAGAACCTGTCGCTGCAGTCGGGGAGGTTAACGGCCGTGCcggagccgccggcgccgcggggcgGCCTCCTCATGTGCGCGTGCTTCGGGAAGcagcccccgccggcgccgcccggcgcTCTGGGGACGTGCCGCGTGCACGGCGGCTTCTGCTCGCTGCGGGAGAGCTTCTGCCTGGCGGAGGGCGGGTGCAAGGCGGTGGAGCGGCTGGTGGCGTGCCTGGAGCACGCCGACGCGCCGGTGGTGGAGGCAGCGCTGGTGGCGCTGTCGACCCTGCTGGGGGACGGCGTGGCGAACACGGCGGAGGGCGTGCTGGTGCTCGGTGAGGCGGAGGGCCTGCGCCCCGTCGTCGAGCTGCTGGTGGAGAACCGGACGGAGGCGCTGCAGCGCCGGGCGGTGTGGGCAGTGGAGCGCATCCTCCGCGTCCAGGACATCgccgaggaggtggcggcggaccAGACCGTTGCGTCGGCGCTAGTGGAGGCCTACCGCAACGGCGACGCCCGCACCCGCCACACGGCGGAGCGCGCGCTCCGACACCTGGACAGGATCCCAAACTTCTCCACCGCCTTCCACCAAGCCAAAGCCAGGGGGGCATGA
- the LOC101777629 gene encoding protein ELC has protein sequence MAYADAAALRPAREAEVDALFAVQAELRHRGDLVAQGVRRMGEEKEALERRLQDVMMATDVMEAWVVENNRRGNTQATEDAIEPADVLSRQMIECTAADLALEDTIYALDKAIQEGSVPFDGYLRSVRALSREQFFHRALSAKVHSEQQRAKVASMAARAPQYAS, from the coding sequence ATGGCCtacgcggacgccgccgccctgcGGCCCGCGCGGGAGGCCGAGGTCGACGCCCTCTTCGCCGTCCAGGCAGAGCTGCGCCACAGGGGTGACCTCGTCGCCCAAGGGGTGCGCAGGatgggggaggagaaggaggcgcTCGAGCGCCGCCTGCAGGACGTCATGATGGCCACCGATGTCATGGAGGCCTGGGTCGTGGAGAACAACAGGAGAGGCAACACCCAGGCCACGGAGGACGCCATCGAGCCTGCAGATGTGCTGTCCAGGCAGATGATTGAGTGCACGGCGGCAGATTTGGCGCTAGAGGATACCATCTATGCGCTCGACAAGGCCATTCAGGAAGGGTCTGTGCCCTTTGACGGCTACCTCAGAAGCGTCCGCGCACTGTCACGCGAGCAGTTTTTCCACCGCGCCCTGTCTGCCAAGGTGCACAGCGAGCAGCAGCGGGCTAAGGTTGCTAGCATGGCAGCCCGGGCACCACAGTACGCATCCTAG
- the LOC101767503 gene encoding uncharacterized protein LOC101767503, with translation MSPSLLLLPSSTSTYSKRVPPPQSRCFASPSRVSFPPRARHRIRLVRAAEQPDGAASSGSGDDATANPTNNGLPKNRRDILLEYVKNVQPEFMELFIKRAPAQVVEAMRQTVTNMIGTLPPQFFAVTVTTVAENLAQLMYSVLMTGYMFRNAQYRLELQQSLEQIALPEPKEEEDSADYAPGTQKKVTGEVIRWNKATGPERIDAVKYIELLEAEIDELSRQVARKSSQGSNELLEYLKSLEPQNLKELTSTAGEDVVFAMNAFIKRLLAVSDPEKMKTTVSETSANQLANLLFWLMMVGYSMRNIEVRFDMERVLGAPPKVAELPPGETI, from the exons atgtcccCGTCGCTCCTCCTGCTtccctcctccacttccactTACAGTAAGAGGGTTCCGCCTCCGCAGTCCCGCTGCTTCGCCTCTCCCTCGCGCGTCTCCTTCCCCCCGCGGGCGCGCCACCGCATCCGCCTCGTGCGCGCCGCCGAGCAGCCCGACGGTGCCGCCTCCTCTGGCTCTGGAGACGACGCCACGGCCAACCCAACCAACAACGGCCTG CCCAAGAACAGGAGGGATATTCTCCTGGAATATGTAAAAAATGTCCAGCCAGAGTTTATGGAGCTTTTCATAAAAAGAGCTCCAGCGCAG GTTGTTGAGGCCATGCGGCAAACGGTGACTAATATGATCGGGACTTTACCACCACAATTTTTTGCTGTAACTGTCACGACG GTTGCTGAAAATCTGGCTCAGCTTATGTACAGTGTCCTAATGACTGGATACATGTTTAGGAACGCACAGTACCGTCTGGAGTTGCAACAGAGTTTGGAGCAGATTGCTCTTCCTGAACCGAAAGAAGAAGAG GATTCAGCAGATTACGCTCCTGGAACCCAGAAAAAGGTGACCGGGGAAGTAATCCGATGGAACAAGGCCACTGGGCCTGAGAGAATCGACGCCGTAAAATATATAGAGTTGCTTGAGGCAGAGATCGATGAGCTGAGCCGCCAAGTGGCTAGGAAATCATCGCAGGGAAGTAATGAGCTGTTGGAGTACCTGAAGAGCCTAGAACCTCAGAATTTGAAG GAACTCACGAGTACTGCTGGGGAAGACGTCGTTTTCGCTATGAATGCGTTCATAAAGCGTCTCCTGGCTGTCTCGGATCCGGAGAAGATGAAG ACAACGGTTTCAGAAACAAGCGCAAACCAGCTAGCGAACCTGCTGTTTTGGTTGATGATGGTCGGGTACAGCATGCGCAACATCGAGGTGCGTTTCGACATGGAGCGGGTGCTGGGGGCTCCCCCGAAGGTTGCCGAGTTACCACCTGGAGAGACCATCTAA
- the LOC111257863 gene encoding peroxidase 64 — MAMASPTTTVILMAVAAAAALLGGAEALSLDLYDETCPEAEAAVTAAVRQAMAKDRTVAAGLLRMHFHDCFVRGCDASVLLDSTANVTAEKDGPPNASLHAFYVIDNAKAAVEALCPGVVSCADILALAARDAVALSGGPSWVVPVGRRDGRVSLASETSSALPGPRASFDQLKQAFHARGLSTKDLVVLSGGHTLGFAHCSSFQDRIRSPNGGGGADPALSPSFAASLRRACPANNTARAAGSGLDATEAAFDNTYYRMLQTGRGLLGSDDALLTHPKTRAFVALYAASQEAFFRAFAKSMLRMGGLNGGDEVRANCRRVNHHLSN, encoded by the exons atgGCAATGGCATCTCCTACTACTACAGTCATATTAatggccgtcgcggcggcggcggcgctgctgggcGGCGCCGAGGCGCTGAGCCTGGACCTGTACGACGAGACGTgcccggaggcggaggcggcggtgacggcggccgtGCGGCAGGCCATGGCCAAGGACCGCACCGTCGCGGCGGGGCTCCTGCGGATGCatttccacgactgcttcgtcagg GGGTGCGACGCGTCCGTTCTCCTCGACTCCACGGCCAACGTCACGGCCGAGAAGGACGGCCCGCCCAACGCCTCTCTCCACGCCTTCTATGTCATCGACAACGCCAAGGCCGCCGTGGAGGCCCTCTGCCCCGgcgtcgtctcctgcgccgacatcctaGCGCTCGCCGCCAGAGACGCCGTCGCCTTGTCCGGTGGGCCGTCCTGGGTGGTTCCCGTCGGCCGCCGGGACGGCCGTGTCTCCCTGGCCAGCGAGACGTCGTCGGCGCTGCCGGGGCCCAGGGCCAGCTTCGACCAGCTCAAGCAGGCCTTCCACGCCCGGGGCCTCTCCACCAAGGACCTCGTCGTGCTGTCGGGCGGCCACACGCTGGGCTTCGCGCACTGCTCCTCCTTCCAGGACCGCATCCGCAGccccaacggcggcggcggcgctgaccCTGCCCTCAGCCCCTccttcgccgcctccctccgccgcgcctGCCCCGCCAACAacaccgcccgcgccgccggctccggcctCGACGCCACCGAGGCCGCCTTCGACAACACCTACTACCGGATGCTGCAGACCGGGCGGGGCCTGCTGGGCTCCGACGACGCCCTGCTCACGCACCCCAAGACCAGGGCCTTCGTCGCGCTCTACGCCGCGTCGCAGGAGGCCTTCTTCAGGGCCTTCGCCAAGTCCATGCTGCGGATGGGAGGACTCAACGGAGGGGACGAGG